The sequence below is a genomic window from Lolium perenne isolate Kyuss_39 chromosome 4, Kyuss_2.0, whole genome shotgun sequence.
ttataaatgctctcaggcataaggcaaaattcagacataatatcacagtaggcatgaagagttcaatcaccgataacaattttaacagtaggatcccacaatgaaagtttagagttcactaaaacttgttcaagacgattacgaacatggcaatagttatcatccaagcgagatgtacttatctcgagattgtttaatctactatatatgctagtgagggctgaatcaaagttattagctgaatcatgtgatgcaaccaacttctttatggcattaaaagcttgatccccattgcaatgaaggaaatctcctcccactaaagtatccaaagcatatctatagcgaaccataagaccaaaataaaaattactaaggagcaaacttagagtcatttgaggttcggttttacgataagaagtaaaaattctagaccaagcatccttaaaactctcctcatccccttgtttgaaagtgaagactaattcttcaggtgaagaagtaacaggttcagagctagacatggtaacaaaagtaactattttttttttgtatttttaatatagagtgcaagacagtaaataaagcaaattagataaagtaaatgcaagtaactaatttttttgtgtttttgatatagcaaacaagatagcaagtaaagtaaaactagcaactaatttttttgcattttgatttagtgcagcaaacaaagtagtaaataaaactaagcaagacaaaaacaaagtaaagagattgagaagtggagactccccttgcagcgtgtcttgatctcccagagCAACGGCGcgaaaaaagctgcttgatacgcgttcaacacgcgtccgttgggaaccccaagaggaaggtgtgatgcgtacagcggcaagtttccctcagtatgaaaccaaggttatcgaaccagtaggagccaagaagcacgttgaaggttgatggcggcgggatgtagtgcggcgcaacaccagggattccggcgccaacgtggaacctgcacaacacaaccaaagtactttgccccaacgaaacagtgaggttgtcaatctcaccggcttgctgtaacaaaggattaaccgtattgtgtggaagatgattgtttgcgagaaaacagtagaacaatattgcagtagattgtatttcaagaaagagaattggaccggggtccacaggttcactagaggtgtctctcccataagataaacagcatgttgggtgaacaaattacagttgggcaattgacaaataaagagggcatgaccatgcacatacatatcatgatgagtatagtgagatttaattgggcattacgacaaagtacatagaccgccatccaactgcatctatgcctaaaaagtccaccttcaggttatcatccgaaccccctccagtattaagttgcaaagcaacagacaattgcattaagtatggtgcgtaatgtaatcaacaactacatccttagacatagcatcaatgttttatccctagtggcaacagcacaacacaacattagaactttcatcatcgtcctgtgtgtcaatgcaggcatgaacccactatcgagcataaatactccctcttggagttacaagcatctacttggccagagcatctactagtaacggagagcatgcaagatcataaacaacacatagatataactttgataatcaacataacaagtattctctattcatcggatcccaacaaacgcaacatatagaattacagatagatgatcttgatcatgttaggcagctcacaagatccgacaatgatagcacaatggggagaagacaaccatctagctactgctatggacccatagtccaggggtagactactcacacatcactctggaggcgaccatggcggcgtagagtcctccgggagatgattcccctctccggcagggtgccggaggcgatctcctggatcccccgagatgggatcggcggcggcggcgtctctggaaggttttccgtatcgtggctctcggtactgggggtttcgcgacagaggctatttgtaggcggaagggcagatcaagaggcggcacgggggccccacaccacagggccgcacggccaagggggggccgcgccgccctagggtgtggccccctcgtggcccctcttcatctcctcttcggacttctggaagcttcgtggcaaaataggcccctgggcgttgatttcgtccaattccgagaatatttcgttactaggatttctgaaaccaaaaacagcagaaacaaagaatcggcacttcggcatcttgttaataggttagttccagaaaatgcacgagtatgacataaagtgtgcataaaacatgtagataacatcaataatgtggcatggaacataagaaattatcgatacgtcggagacgtatcagctgtggaaggaaacagatacaccgacaagatgatacatccgtaggatggtactgcatggaagaactttgtaaAGAAATTTACactgaaagcaggtgacccgaggagcgtagcagttgcgatatcaaccgatgggttcaatccatatggtatgtcggctgcagtatacagttgttggccagtgtttgttattcccatgaacctcccccctggcgtctgcatgagatcagagaacatgtttgtgtcgatgataatcccagggcccaaatacccgggtaagaacatgaatgtgtacctggaaccgctggtggatgacttggttcgtggctgggaaggtcgcgggacCCGAACATATGAcacatcaaagaaggagtacttcgatatgtatgtgtggtaccacacgtccctgcatgacctgccagcacgtgctttgttctgcgggtggtgtacacatgggaagtggccttgcccacagtgcagacaggccgttactttcttctggctaaacaagggaggcaagtattcatgctttgatgaagctcgacagttccttgagcggaggcatgcatacatgagtgatgtaaagagtttcaagaaaggccgtgttgtccgtggcccgaagccaattctGAAGACCAGAACagaaatcaaggccgagttagatgctcttcagcctagccctgatgggaatggtttcttgggatatggggagacacaccaatggactcacaagccgtgcttatggaagctcccttactttgagtttctcgagctcccgcataacattgatgtaatgcacaccgagaagaatatcagtgaagccatttggagcacgattgtggacactgagaagacgaagcataacataaaggctcgaattgatcaagaaatgtggtgtgataggccggagttgaacatgcagccacctaatggtgccaaaaaaacttggactaagccacacgctccgttctgcctcacaaaggcccaaaaaagggagctcttccaatggatgaaggactccttgtttttccccgatgggttcgcagccaactggatgaggggcctggacattgaaacgctgcgagtacaaggactgaagagtcatgactaccacatatggcttgagtggataatgccggtgatgattcgaggctatgtccctgagaagacttggcgagtgctagcgaggttgagttttttcttccgccagatttgtgctagggagttagacactaaagtgattgagaagctggatgaagaggcacccgtgttgctttgcgatctagagaagatctttcctccagggttttttagtccgatgcaacacatgatcctgcacctcgcggaggagtgcttaaaggggggcccgaattggggccgttggcagtttggtcccgagagagaaacacaaaagcttcgtcaaatgactggcaataaatgcaagatcgaagcatccatagccgaggcagtcctgaacgtggaggtggcaaacttcaccactaagcactatgatcccaacattcccacaaagcacaacccggtcctccgttataatgccgccaacaatgaagaagtacccaagcttagcatcttcgtggggcttggtggcaagtcaagtggctcgaagccgtacagaacggacctacatgagcggaccttgatccactcgtatgtcttaaacaccatggtcgaagtgaagccgtacatcgagtaagtgcgaaccatttaattattcgcaaacattcactcgtatgttcgtggctaactcttcctcttttcatcggtataggaaattcaaggctatacattggaagaatacccacagggagcctaccccggaagaatccaagcaaattttcgataagggcggcggtttctgtttcagtagctggttttgtaatttggtactattctatccaaattagctagcacttccgacatttatcggtcatttctcgttctaaacttcttgttctaaacttgtaggcaagaactgacaaagagatgaagtcagagctaagaaaaattgctaggggctttgaccattccgtagaagcgttcaacacgtatgacgtgaacgggtatcgcttccagacccatcaatacacaacaagccggcccaacgcgaagacaataaatagcggggtggtatgtcaaggtgatgatgggctccattactatggaagagtcgagggtatatacgagctgaattacgggtttcacaaagggctaaatcccgtcgtcttcaaatgccattggtttgacccacatcgggtgagacgggatcctgaaattgggttggttgAAGTTCAAAGGAActccgtttataagggagaggatgtgtacatcttggctacccaggcctttcaagtattctatctcccgtacgcgtgcaaaaacccgacaaaacgtctacatggatgggatgttgtgatgacggtgccttcacgcaataggccgcccccgccaaacaaggacgattaccgccgcgtagacccctcagcaaggagtgtcgagttttatcagaaagaagggctccccggccatttcacaatcggcttgccgactatcaatgacatggtcgtagacgatgaacaagaagacgcgggcatggatggagacaatgcagaagatgaagctgaggatgtttgtgccccggaagacctgagtttgctcgaggcgttcaaagcatggattgacctcgatgcagatggaccacctccaggtttcattgatgattattggttcgccgagcctgatgacgatgaggagacacgcggtccaatcacggatggcgacacaAAGCTGcgatctatgtagtagtaattgtgaggctagcctatttgtaataactctgtgtaaccgtgattgtctagctaggttatttgtaagaactccgtgctatgtttgagagaactctatgctagctatttgttgcttccactaattaatgttcatctatttgcattattgttgctttcattaatgttcatctacttatatttctgttgctttcactaatatttatctctttacaatattgcgtactaataaaccactctcttcatttgtgtttgcaggtgattgaagcatgccgcAAAAAAAAGAAGGGGTGGCGGTCTTAcaaagaagctcaaggacttggtaggtgtagggtcttcgaggcggggccgagctactacccccctcctagcccccctcccgtcGCTCCCCCAGTGCACGTGCGAccgcgtaggaagaatgcgatgcgggtactcactcctagtcctagcccccctcccgcagccgatgatgatgatgatgaggtggaggaccaggagcaccacgggggtgggaaggaccaggaggaggaggagggggttggggaggaccaggaggaggaggggggtggggaggaccaggaggaggagggggacgaggaggacctctcggaggatgaggggttggggaacttacCGTTTGATCCTGATCCAAACCTAGTTTGGGATGCGCCGCCGGATTACGAGTACGTTCCAGCTTtggagaggctgaggccacgtgataggaggccatatcggcgtgggataacaacgctccccgcgctgaagcactggcgctacagccatgttgttctagtgccctatggaaggaggtacatgttaatttttggcatttcgttatcgcaattttgtcattatcaaaattattatcacatacatattgatgttgtcgtttcatggtgcagctcgttcacgtatgaagacccgtcgcagaagccgccacgtgggtactcgaacatccttgggggcctacttagaagGTATTTCCACAGGATAGTCAATCTCCCTAgtggtggctgcgacgtagcttggaggtggtggcactacagcctcgcggaagatGCTCTTGGCCGCGGCACCTTGGCGGACTGCGTTGTTGGCAAATTTTGGGTACGTGACTTTGGACTTCTTACaattcatacactctccttggttgacaataattgcactaatgccccttgttttacctatgtgcatggttgcagaaatacttcaagaaggccgagggcaaggaaaatgcgtgcgatgatgtccttcaccagcttgcaaggaagagggtgactggcatgcactacgaggcacgtattCAGTGCGTCCGCGACTGGCATGCCGACCACTTCGTCCACATGagtaaggaggacgctcgcgacacgctcatgcagccgtggcagtacatgcaggtatttgcatttgtgtgttattgatttctttatcgtcatgtagtttattttaacataatgggtttatcttgtgcatgtagaaccctcctcagtacgtcggcgAAGACAACAGGTGCTTCcttgcgatggtcatgtggtggacatgcccccagtacctcaagaagcacgaggagggcaagaagaagcgggcagagatgcgaggtggatcgcatatccaaggcagccTCCCCATCTGTCTTCACCTGCAgaaggaggtgagcaaattaatggttccttcattatttgaattcatgttatatatttgctaactctgcaagggtgtgccacttcactttattacatgttctcttttgcaggaagtgaggacaggagcgaagcctaacgtctttgccgtgccgaagaagatgaagcaaaggaagacgccgcatcctgagacggggtccgtgtgggttaacccgcaatccgagacccagtgcacgtcctatgtctccaagttcaagcagaagtacggcgaggaggccaacccagaggccgaggactttgaccctgaggttgcggtgcttgcgggagaaggcttgaagcatggccgcctatggtttggtgacggggTTGTCGACCCAGCGAcggttccctctctccgccagatccgcCGTGGTCGTAAGAGCAGCTagcctgaggtagagccccggccacgggcttcggatctagctgtcgagcggttacgggtatgttcttcctccggcctctacctttcctttacatgcgcatgctttccattgaaatgttaatgacatcgcggacacatcgtaggcggagatggcagaaaaggagcaggcggcccaggagcacgCACGGAACTTGGAGCGGCAGGTTATGGAGTATCAGCAGCAGCAGGCACAGATGATGCTgcagatgcaacagcagcagcagatgatgcagcagcatCAGGCACAGGtgagctggctgatgagccagacggctctgtcttctccaccggggagtattcctgctcctccaccttactccatgccgtggatgccgccaccgcccactcagagCCCGGGGACACCTCTCACCGTgaacaacatgaacatcatccggagcatgaaccgcggtgagtcctgttgtgcccaacccgctacttgtacttgttcaagtgttcaatatgcaaatgcaaatgttcattccatcaaccttgtagattatatgtcacaaggcaatgacgatgaggccggcggaagcGAAGGAGGACAATAAGGTTGATGACATGGTCTTGATGGATTTGTTGACATTGCACTTGTTATGGATTGTACTTGTACTtgatgtgtgttgatgtatttgtggacattgcacttgttatgcataaactatgtgtattgatgtatttgtggtgttgttgatgtgtttggtgatgctatggtgaatatatatgttgtatatgttatatatatgtgaaatgctattttgaaatgcagggattagtggaaaacagaaaaaaaataaaaaatccagGGGCCTTTGCtgtgtgtatgcacacggcaaatgacttttggtcactttgccgtgtgcatacacacgaCAAAGGCGCCACGTGGAGCTCACCTGTGCTCCTGGCATGTTGCTGGGTGTGCCTGGaggaggctttgccgtgcgggctggggtgttgccgcacggcaaagggagcaCGGCCGGCAGAGGCAGGCTCACGGCAACGATCTGTCGCACGGCAAAGGGTGATGGCGCACGGAAACGAGGTGGCGCACGGCAGCGAGGTGGCGCACGGCAGAGaggtggcgcacggcaaaggggcgcgcgcacggcaaagaacgcgcgcacggcaaaggggcggcCGCACGGCAACGTTGCGCGCGCACGGCAAATGCCTTTGCCGTGCAGTTTGGTCAGGCGCACGGCAATGTCTTCGTTGCCGTCGGAGGCGTTGCCGTGCAGACGTTGCCGTGCGTCGACGCACGACAAAACCTTTGCCGGGCAAATaagggcctttgccgtgcgatctGTCGCACGGCAATGAATTGTTTTCCCGTAGTGCATGGTGTTTTTCTTACCTCAAAGTTTAGATATCAATTTATATACGGTGCACGTCTAcctcaaaagagagaaaagaggggCAAGAAGCATCATGGACTTGACACTGACATCTCTAAACTCGGAAATGGTCGCCCTATGGATCCGACGAGCTTATACCAGGTCCAATATTCCCCTTGATGTGGACACGCAGTCGAGTCATGTGTTTCGAGATGCTGAACAGTGTCGAACTGCCTAATTAAACCATATTATGGTCGTGACTAAGAAGTTATGATCAGTGTTACATGACGTACGGATGTGCTTAAAAAGACAAATAGTGTGCAGCTCATGAAATCAACATGTCTATTACATATTATTTGCCGAAGAAAAATTAAGATCAAAAATCTCTTTTTCCATAAAGGGAATATATACCAAGATGATATAATTCTCTCAAAAAAGCTTATTAGGTAGGTATAGATTACTAATCAGATATATTTCATAGTTGCTAAAAGCAAGTTTATTTAAAAAATTGAACTATGGTGCCTGTTTGATTTGAACCGCGAATTCATATGTGAACCTCAAATTCTAAAACCTTTTCATCTCTTTTTGTGTTTAATTGAAAACCTTATCCATTTTGTAGAGTAATTTTGCATCTGAGAGTTTCAACAGAAATGTGAAAAGAATAGACGGTGGAAACTGCCAGGAGTTTATAAACTGCACAATGATCAACAAATATCATGTATGAAAATACATGCAATAGATTTCTTACTTTTTTCCAATAGAAAATATCGCAATTTTGGATGATTTTTGTAATTTCTTAACATACCCTGTCCATTTATGATTTTTGTTCACATATACTCTTTTTTTGGTTTTGTTATTTCTCATACGATAGAGAAGTTATATCTAAGTCAACGTGTGAGCACAACATGACTGCCAAGATTGATGATCATCTACATTATTTACAAAAAATTAATTGTTCTATTGATAATTATGGAAGTGACTATTTCTCAGCCGACTGAGAACTAACTTCGTTCTCGGTCAAATGATGTCATCAAAGTTCAGTTGCAACTCATGTTGCAACTCACGGTTAACACAAATCACGATGCAAATTCAATGGTGTAATATTTGACTAGGAACGAAATTATTTCTCAGCTAGCAAATCTCGataatcatcaacagtagtacaaacaactctaaaataaaaaaaattgtaaATAGATTTTTGGACCACCTAACCAAGACTACAAGCACTAGAGCGAGTCGAAGGGGCCACCGTCCACTCCCCTCCCTTACCGGAGTCGGGCAAACCTTGTCGTAGTATATCTAGTTGTAGTAGACAGATGTAAAGTCGTCGTGCTGATACCTCAAAGGACCAGTATATCAGAGCAACAACTATTGCCAAAGATGAGAATATAAAAAAGAAGATCCAGACTTGCAACCACATCAACTTACACGATTATCGATCTGATCTTCGCGGGAAGACAACTCCACATGCTGTATGTTGGTGCTAGGCGCACTGCCGGAGCAAGAATAGTAGTATAGGAAAGACCTTATTCTAAATTCAGAACCTAGCGGCCGCCTCACCATCCTGAAtaagtgatgaggacatcccaaccAAATTACTACcttcgtcattgcaagatgaagatgatgttGCTGAGAAGTTCAAGTCCAataaagttaggattggacctataACAAGAGCTCGTGCAAAGCtactaaacaacaggtgaacttgttcctaaatggtactttgattgatgagaactttatactgcctaagtcttgttacttatgtatgatcaggtacgaagAGGGAGTAAGCATCACacaaggaggagaggagcagctggacatggtgctggacatgaagacattccatggacgcgcgagggaggagtgggaggcatgcgcgaaggaggaagaagaagtccaggcaggCGCTACGCTCGGCGCGACTGGCCGCCACGCCGACCAGCACGGCCCcacgtccggtcagaccggcctctagGCCGGATCAGCCCGACGCccgccggctcctggaccggtgcCAGCCGGGCACGATCCATGGGGTCTGGACCCCTTGTCCGGTCACCACCCGGCGTCAGGTCCGGTTTCAACCGGtctgcccggtccctggcccggtcgaccggtccctggcccggtcgaccggtccctggcccggtcgaccggcccctagGCCGGCCTTGTCCGAGTCAGTCTCGACCAGATTCCGATCTGGGTTGGTTTTTAAtgtattttctcgacttctggtcgtcctgaacccctatataagtgcccaggacacccccaaattaggtttagaccacattTAAGATAAATCCTAGTTCATAGCTGATTGCTTGGCAACTCTATTGAATTTAtacaccaattcgcatcgatctggtgttttgctactgaaagtcttgtgtgatctgctgttctattgagaattagacggttgtaacttaccgcttcgtggtcggcggctacgtgcgcaagtgtgtggagttgcgaatatctcgcAGGGTTGAGAGCGGTTGCATTGGCAACAGGGATTGATCGAGAGACTCGtcagcgtcatacaagttatcatcctccatcaccatcgtgtatctccgctgtgttcatcgtgtgttcatcaccatctccatcgcttactgagaagatcgggcaaccccttatcaataAGGTACTGGAAGTGACCGAAAAAATTAAAACCACGTATGGTGACATCACGGTGGTACATCAGCAATTTGTTGAACACAGCCTTTTGAAACGAAGACGAGACTTGTTAAACAGCACATCAGCGGATGCAAGGTAAACGTGCAAAAATACAGAGTTCGTACTCAAATACATGGACAGAATGGACGATTGACTACAGAAATGACCGCGCTTGCAATGTTTCGAGAAGCAATCCTACTTTCAAATAAAAATCGTGCTATATAGCCGTCAGTTATTCTTAGTTGGACAGCAGCACAGGGTAAATATATCCACCGACTCTGAATGTCTAAACACAACAATAGATAAATATCGTTTCATCTGGATGACTAAAAGGATTCAGAAGTCTCCAAACGCACATTCGAAATTAAAATTGAGTCGCCAAAGCATCATTAATTTAAGTAACAAGTAAAGCCGGCACAAATGCATCCTTAGTATTCCTTACTGCTGAGCTGTAGCACTCGTCGCTTTCAGTTGTGGACTGTGCCAAGAAATTGCGACCACTTTTCTACAGGAAACCGCGTACCACCTTCAGGCTCTATATTAAGCTTCTCCCTCCATATCCACCACCCAGGCACACCGACTCATCATCCAGCTAGAGCAACAGCAAAATAAGCAGAGCAGCGACGATCACCTAGAGTAGAAGTTGATCGTGCAGAGCAGCAACCAGTGATCCAGCAATGGCAGTGGCACCGGCGTCGACCATGGAGGCCGAGCAGCAGCCCCTCCCCGGCTTCCGGTTCCACCCCACGGAGGAGGAGCTCCTGGGCTTCTACCTCTCCCGCGTCGCCCTCGGCAAGAAGCTCCACTTCGACATCATCGGCACGCTCAACATCTACCGCCACGACCCCTGGGACCTCCCAAGGCTGGCCAAGATCGGGGAGAGGGAGTGGTACTTCTTCGTGCCGCGTGACCGGAAGGCCGGCAGCGGCGGCCGGCCGAACCGGACGACGCAGCGCGGGTTCTGGAAGGCGACGGGGTCCGACAGGGCCATCCGTAGCGCCGCCGACCCCAAGCGGGTCATCGGCCTCAAGAAGACGCTCGTCTTCTACCAGGGCCGCGCGCCAAGGGGCACCAAGACGGACTGGGTGATGAACGAGTACCGCCTCCCCGACCACGCCGCCGgcgccgcaccgcccagggaggACACGGTGCTGTGCAAGATATACCGGAAGGCCACGCCGCTCAAGGAGCTCGAGCAGAGAGCCTTCGCGATGGAGGACATGATGGTGCAGAGGCCCGGCTGGAAC
It includes:
- the LOC127297180 gene encoding NAC domain-containing protein 22, which produces MAVAPASTMEAEQQPLPGFRFHPTEEELLGFYLSRVALGKKLHFDIIGTLNIYRHDPWDLPRLAKIGEREWYFFVPRDRKAGSGGRPNRTTQRGFWKATGSDRAIRSAADPKRVIGLKKTLVFYQGRAPRGTKTDWVMNEYRLPDHAAGAAPPREDTVLCKIYRKATPLKELEQRAFAMEDMMVQRPGWNGGYGGEARAWPAPVTISAGDDYLSSSDDIQDNFLFHSSSSSSAAPSGNSKNDDAPREAKKEADVAAVTVASASALSLQQSANVPSNFQLPAANPPCSIQIPAANPTCSLELPAANQGAFDWLQDPFLTQLRSPWQDQHCLSPYAHLLYY